The following is a genomic window from Armatimonadota bacterium.
CGCTTGTCCAGATCCTCGACTTCCGGCAGTTCGATCGTCGCGCCGAGCTTGGGGTCGGCCTTCATGGACTGTCCGACCTGCTCTTCCCAGGTCGCCTGAGGGGTCGGCTTCGGCGGCGGCCACTTGACCCCGAGCGCGCGGCTGGACACGAAGATGCCGACGAGGACGCCGGCTGCGGCCACGGCAAGCACAACGATGACGGTGACCAGCCATTGAGGAAACTGGACGGAGCGACGGCCTTCCCCGCCTTGCTGCGATTCCTGATTCATGGCCTTCCCTCCAGGTCTAACGGCTCGATTGATATGCCAGCGCGTGCCTGTGCGGACAGGCGCCGCGAGATCACTCGAACAGAGCGCATATTCCGCCCGGGTATTTCCATGTTGGGGCGACCTCGACGGAGGCATCCTTCCGACCGATGATGAATACTTTTTCCTTCCTGTGCCACGCGCAGCCCATGAGCGGAGAATAGGAGGCAACTGCTTTTCCTCGGCCCTGGAAATCCTCGACCGCGGCGATGGTGTACAGGTATGGCCAACTGCATGGGATGCCGGCCCACGGTGTATACATCTCACCGTTGTTGGGGTCATCAGGGCACAGGAAGGCATCTTCAGCCCCGACGTAGGGCAACACGGCTGCTCCCCACTTGATGCCTTCGATGCCCTTCTCCTTATCGTAGCCTCCCCCGTCAAGCGGCACCTCACCGTAGTCAAGAGCGTACATCTGCAGCCCCAGCAGGACTTGGTGCAGGTTCGCCACGCAGTATGTGCTGCGCGTGCGCGCTCGAACTCGCCACAGCACGGGCACGAGCGCGCCCGCCAGAACACTGATGATGAAAATCACCACGAGTAGCTCGACCAATGTGATGCCGCGCGTTCGCGTCGAGTCGCTCATTGCCCACGGTCCCTGCTATTCAAGTATGGCATGTATCTCCCGGTACTTATGGAGCGGTGCCACCTCTACGGATCCATCCTTCCGTCCTATGATAGTGACGTCCGGATGCCACCAGAAGCAGTTGAGTACAGGCGATTCAGCGGCAACAATCTTGCCCTCACAGCCATAGAAGGCGCACGCAGCGGGAGTATACAAGTAGTCCCAACTGCACGGAATGGCAGACGGAATACCTGGCTGCTGGAATCTTCCCTTCGTGTGGTCCGCGGGGCAAAGGAAGACGTCCCTTCCTGCAACGTACGGCTTCACTGCGGAAATCCAATCGATACCCGGGTTGATGACTTCGGCATCAACGACGACCATGCCTCCGCGATCCATCGGTATCTCCTGGTAGTCAGCTAGGTACATCCGGAGGCCAAGCAAGACCTGGTGCATATTCGCCACACAGTAGGTGCTCTGTGTCCGCTCTCGCACCCGCGACAACATGGGCACGAGCGCCCCCGCGAGCACGCTGATGATGAAGATCACCACCAGCAGCTCGATGAGGGTGATGCCGTTTGCCGTGCCCGCCTTCACTGTCAACACCTCCCGCGTCACTCGAACACCGCTCGTATCGTGTGGTACTTCCCGAGCGGTGCGACCTCGATGGACCCGTCCTTCCGGCCAATGATCTGTATCTGACTCCTGCTTTCATGCCAGCGGCATAGACACACAGGAGACTCAGGAGCTAGCCACTGGCCTTCTGCGTCGAAGTGGGTGACAACGCTGCG
Proteins encoded in this region:
- a CDS encoding DUF1559 domain-containing protein, translating into MSDSTRTRGITLVELLVVIFIISVLAGALVPVLWRVRARTRSTYCVANLHQVLLGLQMYALDYGEVPLDGGGYDKEKGIEGIKWGAAVLPYVGAEDAFLCPDDPNNGEMYTPWAGIPCSWPYLYTIAAVEDFQGRGKAVASYSPLMGCAWHRKEKVFIIGRKDASVEVAPTWKYPGGICALFE
- a CDS encoding type II secretion system protein, translating into MTVKAGTANGITLIELLVVIFIISVLAGALVPMLSRVRERTQSTYCVANMHQVLLGLRMYLADYQEIPMDRGGMVVVDAEVINPGIDWISAVKPYVAGRDVFLCPADHTKGRFQQPGIPSAIPCSWDYLYTPAACAFYGCEGKIVAAESPVLNCFWWHPDVTIIGRKDGSVEVAPLHKYREIHAILE